In Actinomadura luteofluorescens, the sequence CTCGCCCGTCTCCGGGAGAACGGACTGGACAGCGGCTCCCGTCCGGGTTATGTTCTTCTCATACCGAGATGAACTCATCTTGAGACTTACTCAGGCCGAGATCGACGGGAGGCGGGCGGATGACCCCGGAACCGAGGCGCGACGAGAGCGAGTTCCTCGCGAACTACGACCCGCGCGACTACGACCCGGTCGCCGTGACGGTGGACGTGGTCGCGCTCACCATCCGCGACGGCGCCCTCCACGTCCTGCTGGTGCGGAGGGGGAACGCCCCCCACGAGGGGATGTGGGCGCTGCCCGGCGGCTTCGTCCAGGCGGGCGGCCCGCTCCAGGGCACCGACGCCGAGGACCTGCCCGACGCGGCCGTCCGGGAGCTGGCCGAGGAGACCGGGCTCAGCGCCAAGGGGGGCGCGCTCAGCCGGGTCCACCTGGAGCAGCTGGGCACCTACGGCTCCCCCGGCCGCGACCCGCGGATGCGCGTCATCTCCGTCGCCTACCTGGCGTTCGCGCCCGAGCTGCCGGACCCGGAGGCGGGCGGCGACGCGGCCGACGCCGCCTGGGTGCCGGTGGACGCGCTGGGCCTGGCGGAGTCCGGGGACCAGCGCCCCGGCACCACCCGCCGGCTGGCGTTCGACCACGCGCGGATCCTGTCGGACGGGCTGGAGCGGGCGCGCGGGAAGCTGGAGTACACCCCGCTCGCCACGGCGTTCTGCGGCGGCGAGTTCACCATCCCCGAGCTGCGCTCGGTGTACGAGGCGGTGTGGGGCGAGGAGCTGCACGCCGGCAACTTCCACCGCAAGGTCCTGTCCGTCCCGGGGTTCGTGGAGAGCACCGGCGCGACGTCCGACCGCGGAGGCCGGCGCGGCGGCCCGCGCCCCCGCCTCTACCGCGCGGGCGACGCCCGGCTCCTGCACCCGGCTCTCTTGCGGCCGAGTCGGGAGGAGGAGATCAGATGAGCGGGAGCGATCTGGACGACGCGCTGGCGCGGCTCGGTCGGGCCCGTGTTCCCGCCGACCTGTTCGGCGACGACGAGGCGGAGGCGGTGCGGCGCTACCGGCGGCTGGCCCGGCTCCTGCACCCGGACGCGGGCGGCCGCCGGACCGAGGAGGCGTTCGTCAGGCTGACCTCGCTCTGGCGCGCCCACAACCGCGGCGACGAGACGCTGATCACCACGCGCCGCCACGCGTACCGGCTGGAGGGCGACCCGATCGGCGGCGACCTCGCGGTGCTGTACGCGGCGCGCCCGGAGCCGGGACGCGAGGTGCTGGTGAAGATGCCGCGCGACCCGGCCGACGGCGACCTGCTCGAACGCGAGGCCGTGGCGCTCCGCCAGCTTCCCAAGGACGGCGACGCCCGGTTCCTGCCCTACGTGCCGCGGCTCGTCGAGTCGTTCCGGCACCGGGACGCCGCCACCGGGACGCAGCGGCAGGTCAACGTGATCGCCGCCCTGGACGGCTTCCACAGCCTCGCCGAGGTCAAGCGCGCCCACCCCGGCGGCGTCGACCCGCGCGACGCGGCCTGGATGTGGCGGCGCCTGCTGGCGGGCCTCGGCTTCGCGCACCGCGCGGGCGTCCTGCACGGCGCGGTGCTGCCCGACCACGTGATGATCCACCCTGAGGAGCACGGCCTGGTCCTGGTCGACTGGTGCTACTCCGTCCCCGGCTGCTACGCGCACGCCGACCCCTCGGGTCGCGTCCCGGCGATGGTCGGGCGGTACGCCGGCTGGTACCCGCCCGAGGTGCCGGAACGGCGGCCGGCGAGCGCGGCGACCGACATCTTCATGGCCACCAGGTGCATGACCGACCTGATGGGCGACAAGGCCCCGAAGGCGATGCGCTCGTTCGCGCGCGGCTGCACGTCGCCGGCGCAGAACCGGCGCCCCTCCGACGCCTGGCGGCTGCTGGCCGAGTTCGACGAGCTGCTGGAGCGGCTCTACGGCCCGCGCCGCTTCCGGCCCTTCCACATGCCCGCCACCCGCTGAAGGAGAGAGATCATGGGAAGCGGAAACTGGTCCACCGACGTCTACGCCGCGCGCGCGAGCTACCGCGCGTCCACCGGCGCCAGCGCGTTCGCCTACTCCGACGGCGGCGCGACCGCCGTCCACCCCGACCTGGACCCGCGCGGCGTGACCGTCCGGGAGAGCCGGGACTCCGACGACCACCCCGAGTCGCTCGCGATCGGCGTGCTGTTCGACGTGACCGGCTCGATGGGGACCGTGCCGCGGACGCTGCAGGCCAAGCTCCCCGACCTGCTCGGGCTGCTGCTGCGCAAGGGGTACGTCGAGCACCCGCACATCCTGTTCGGCGCGGTCGGCGACGCGACCTGCGACCGGGCGCCGCTCCAGGTCGGGCAGTTCGAGGCCGACAACCGGATGGACGACGACCTCGGCAAGATCCTCCTTGAGGGCGGGGGCGGCGGCCAGATGCGCGAGTCCTACGAGCTGGCCATGTACTTCATGGCGCGGCACACCGCGATCGACTGCCTCGACCGGCGGGGCAAGCGCGGCTACCTGTTCATGATCGGGGACGAGCTGGCCTACCCGAAGGCGAAGCGGCGCGAGATCGCCGCGGTGATCGGCGGCGAGCCGGACAGGGACGTCCCCATCGAGAAGCTCGTCCGCGAGCTGCAGAGGAAGTACGACGTGTACTTCATCATCCCGGAGGGCGCCTACCACTCCGGCAGGCGCGAGGTGAAGGACTTCTGGCAGAAGCTGCTCGGCCAGAACGTGCTCTACCTGGACGACCTGGACGCGGTCTGCGAGACCATCGCGCTGACGATCGGGCTCGCCGAGGACGCCATCGACCTCGGCGAGGGGCTGGACCACCTGGCGGAGGCCGGCTCGGACGCCGGCGCCTCGGTGTCGCGGGCGCTGGCCCGGCTGGACGCGGCCCGCGCACCGGTCGCGGTCTCCTCCACGCCGCCCGGCCTCGACGCCTCCGGCCCGTCCGCGACGACCCGCCTCTGACCCATGGGCCACGTGATCGTCGTCGACCTCGGCTTCGGGGACGCGGGCAAGGGCACGGTCGTCGACCACCTCTGCCGCACCGGGCTGCCCTCAGGTTCGCTCCGCGCTGCCCTGCCCTCTGTGGGGGGACGACCCCCCACACCCCCCGGTTCTCCCCGCTCTTTTGGAGGGGTCACGGCGGTCGTGCGGTTCAACGGCGGCGCGCAGGCCGCGCACAACGTCGTCGCGCCGGACGGGCGGCACCACACGTTCGCCCAGTTCGGCTCGGGAACGTTCACGCCGGGGGTCCGGACGCACCTGTCGCGGTTCATGCTCGTCGATCCGCTGGCGCTCGCGGCCGAGGCCGACCACCTGCGCGCGCTGGGCGTCCCCGACGCGCTCGACCGGCTCACCGTCGACGGGGAGGCGCTGCTCACGACGCCCTACCACCGGGCCGCCAACCGCGCGCGGGAGTCGGCGCGCGGCGCGGCCCGGCACGGGTCGTGCGGGATGGGCATCGGCGAGACCGCGTCCTACGCCCTGGCGCACGACGACGCGCCGCGGGCGGGCGACTGCCTGTCGCCCGCCCGGCTGCGGCGGCGCCTCGCCGCCGTCCGCGACTGGTACCGCGCCGCGTTCCCCGGCGGCGAGGACGTCCCGTCCGCCGACGCGTGCGCCGGGGCCTTCACCGCGTTCGCCGGGCGGGTGCGGATCGTCGGCCCCGGCCATCTGCCCGCCCTGCTCCGCGCCGGGAACGTGGTGTTCGAGGGCGCCCAGGGCGTCCTGCTGGACGAGTGGCACGGCTTCCACCCGTACACGACGTGGTCGACGACGACGTTCACCAACGCCGAAGCCCTGCTGGCCGAGGCGGGCGCGACCGCGACGCGGCTCGGGGTGCTGCGCGCGTACGCGACGCGCCACGGGCCCGGGCCCTTCGTCACCGAGGACCCGGCGCTGACCGCGGACCTCCCCGACCGGCACAACGGCACGGGGCGCTGGCAGGGCGCGTTCCGCGTCGGCCACCTCGACGCCGTGGCGCTCCGGTACGCGCTGGAGGTGACGGGCGGCGTGGACGGCCTGGCGGTCACGCACCTGGACGTAGCGGGGGCACGTCCAGACCTGCGTGTCTGCCACTCCTACGAGATCGACGGCGAACGGGTCGGGCGCCTGGAGTCCGGGCCGCCCGACCTGGACCGCCAGGCCGCCCTCACCCGCCGCCTCCTGGCGGCGCGCCCCGTGTACGCCCCGCTCGGCGACCCCGTGGAGACGATCGAGGACGCGCTGGGCGCGCCCGTCGTCCTGCGCTCCCACGGCCCCGCCTCGACCGACAAGCGCTCTGACCACTTCCGGACACCCATTGACCTGAGCCTGCGCTGAGACCAAGATCCCGCTAACGCCGCGGCTCTTCCGGAGGTGGACGTTGCGTCTCCCCCAGCGCACCCTGTCGGCATGCGCGGCGCTCGCCGCGTCCCTCGCGCTGCTGGCCGGCCCCGCCGCCGTGCCGCCGGCCGCGGCGCAGGCCGGCGACGGCTGCGACCCGATCGACCCGGCCGCGTGCCTGCTGCCGTTCCCCAACGACTGGAACACGGTCGCGGACGCGGGCACTCCCACCGGCCGCCGCGTCCACCTGCGCACGACGCTGAAGAACGCGCTCGGCGTGCCCGTGTCGCCCGGCGAGTGGAACCGCGCCGACGGCTTCTCCCCCGGATCGATGCTGCTCAGCCGCGTCCCCGGCCTCGACCTGGCCCGCACCGGCGCCGCGCCCGTCACCGACATCGGCGCCTCGCTGCGCGACGACGCCCCGATCGTCATCGTCGACACCGCGACCGGCGAGCGCTGGCCGTACTGGGCGGAACTGGACGCGAACGCCCCCGCCGACCGCCGGGCGCTGATCGTCCGCCCCGCCCGCAACTTCCGCGAGGGCCACCGCTACGCCGTCGCGCTGCGCGACCTGCGCGACGCGTCCGGGAACCCGATCGGGCCGAACGCCGCGTTCGCCAAGATCCTCGGGCCGGAGCTGCCGTCGGCCGACCCGCTCGCGGCGCGGCAGCGGGACAGCGCACGGGTCCTCGCCGCGCTCCAGGCCCGCGGGGTGGGCCGCGACGGCCTCTACCTCGCCTGGGACTTCACCGTCGCGAGCCGGCAGAGCCTCACCGGGCCGGTGCTCCGCATGCGCGACGACGCCCTGCGCGGGCTCGGGGACCGCTCCCCCTCGTTCCTCGTCACGCAGGTGGCCGACGACGTGGACGACAAGATCGCCCGCGAGGTGAAGGGGGTCGTCTGGGCGCCGAGCTACCTCGACCAGTACGGCGGGCTGCCCGGATCGGCGCTGCACCGCGGCGCGGACGGCATGCCCTCGCAACTGCCGGGCAACTCCCAGGCCGTCCCGTTCCAGTGCGAGATCCCGCGCTCGGCGCTCACCCGCCCCGCACGTCCCGCCCTCTACGGGCACGGCCTGCTCGGCAGCGAAGGCGAGGTCGACGCGGGCAACGTCAAGGCGATGGCCGCCGAGCACGGCTTCGTGTTCTGCGCGACCAAGTGGATCGGCATGGCGGACGAGGACGTCCCGAACGTCGTCTCAGCGCTCGCCGA encodes:
- a CDS encoding protein kinase family protein, which codes for MSGSDLDDALARLGRARVPADLFGDDEAEAVRRYRRLARLLHPDAGGRRTEEAFVRLTSLWRAHNRGDETLITTRRHAYRLEGDPIGGDLAVLYAARPEPGREVLVKMPRDPADGDLLEREAVALRQLPKDGDARFLPYVPRLVESFRHRDAATGTQRQVNVIAALDGFHSLAEVKRAHPGGVDPRDAAWMWRRLLAGLGFAHRAGVLHGAVLPDHVMIHPEEHGLVLVDWCYSVPGCYAHADPSGRVPAMVGRYAGWYPPEVPERRPASAATDIFMATRCMTDLMGDKAPKAMRSFARGCTSPAQNRRPSDAWRLLAEFDELLERLYGPRRFRPFHMPATR
- a CDS encoding adenylosuccinate synthetase, with product MGHVIVVDLGFGDAGKGTVVDHLCRTGLPSGSLRAALPSVGGRPPTPPGSPRSFGGVTAVVRFNGGAQAAHNVVAPDGRHHTFAQFGSGTFTPGVRTHLSRFMLVDPLALAAEADHLRALGVPDALDRLTVDGEALLTTPYHRAANRARESARGAARHGSCGMGIGETASYALAHDDAPRAGDCLSPARLRRRLAAVRDWYRAAFPGGEDVPSADACAGAFTAFAGRVRIVGPGHLPALLRAGNVVFEGAQGVLLDEWHGFHPYTTWSTTTFTNAEALLAEAGATATRLGVLRAYATRHGPGPFVTEDPALTADLPDRHNGTGRWQGAFRVGHLDAVALRYALEVTGGVDGLAVTHLDVAGARPDLRVCHSYEIDGERVGRLESGPPDLDRQAALTRRLLAARPVYAPLGDPVETIEDALGAPVVLRSHGPASTDKRSDHFRTPIDLSLR
- a CDS encoding NUDIX hydrolase codes for the protein MTPEPRRDESEFLANYDPRDYDPVAVTVDVVALTIRDGALHVLLVRRGNAPHEGMWALPGGFVQAGGPLQGTDAEDLPDAAVRELAEETGLSAKGGALSRVHLEQLGTYGSPGRDPRMRVISVAYLAFAPELPDPEAGGDAADAAWVPVDALGLAESGDQRPGTTRRLAFDHARILSDGLERARGKLEYTPLATAFCGGEFTIPELRSVYEAVWGEELHAGNFHRKVLSVPGFVESTGATSDRGGRRGGPRPRLYRAGDARLLHPALLRPSREEEIR